The Montipora foliosa isolate CH-2021 chromosome 1, ASM3666993v2, whole genome shotgun sequence genome has a window encoding:
- the LOC138005852 gene encoding melanocyte-stimulating hormone receptor-like, whose product MKSSTTVLSHNLSITTSPANHGPGDDGQCFHLPDAKFDVFHQRTETNLVTGVLNAVLSPFAVMANLLIVLIILTRKSLQSPCNILLACLAISDLQVGILVQPSYVAYRLLENAHGFVPCSVRMLYSSGFYVYYGVSFTTLSAVSCERLIALKYHLRYSAIVRPRRVLKTALFIWLINILFTFLQWAQNDVFRGIHLVMWSFFLVTTVIIQITILKTVIRHQRQIKKHYPTSTSAMRQMQIKLAINIASIVAVYVLFNLPVLVVTLSHQFLFGNIDSYNFYSWSETAAFFNSSLNPLVCVWRVKAIRKVIADVFSKKSQRKDAFLVKFRKITPSSKNGQ is encoded by the coding sequence ATGAAGTCTTCTACTACCGTTCTTTCCCACAATTTGAGCATCACAACTTCGCCAGCGAATCATGGACCAGGTGATGACGGTCAGTGCTTCCATCTCCCTGATGCTAAATTCGACGTATTCCATCAACGAACCGAAACTAATCTCGTAACAGGTGTCTTAAATGCTGTGTTGTCGCCTTTCGCTGTCATGGCGAATCTGCTCATAGTATTGATCATTTTGACAAGGAAATCCCTTCAATCACCTTGCAATATCCTTCTTGCTTGCCTGGCGATCTCGGACCTCCAGGTTGGCATCCTAGTTCAACCGAGCTATGTGGCCTACAGACTGCTCGAAAACGCGCACGGCTTCGTTCCCTGCTCGGTGAGAATGCTTTACTCGTCGGGATTTTACGTTTACTACGGAGTGTCATTCACGACATTGAGTGCTGTAAGCTGTGAAAGACTCATAGCTTTAAAATATCACCTAAGATACTCTGCAATTGTCCGTCCTCGGCGAGTTTTGAAGACGGCTTTGTTCATTTGGTTGATAAACATACTGTTCACATTTTTGCAATGGGCGCAGAATGACGTTTTTCGAGGTATTCATCTGGTAATGTGGTCCTTTTTCCTCGTAACTACTGTTATCATCCAAATCACAATCCTGAAAACAGTCATTCGCCAccaaagacaaattaaaaaacaCTACCCCACGTCCACGTCCGCAATGCGACAAATGCAAATCAAGCTGGCAATAAATATTGCGTCCATCGTGGCAGTTTATGTACTGTTTAATCTTCCTGTTCTAGTTGTCACCCTTAGCCATCAATTTCTCTTCGGCAACATTGACAGTTACAATTTTTACAGCTGGTCTGAAACAGCGGCATTTTTCAATTCTTCCCTCAATCCTTTGGTCTGTGTGTGGAGAGTTAAAGCCATTAGGAAGGTAATCGCTGATGTTTTCTCGAAGAAATCGCAACGAAAAGACGCTTTTCTTGTGAAATTTCGGAAAATAACACCGTCGTCTAAAAACGGTCAGTGA
- the LOC138006642 gene encoding adenosine receptor A2a-like — translation MNETTAHEMSILEQPTLPKFFLSDCFILPDPLYDKEMDRHSSNLTTAVINGLCSPFVVITNSLVVLVITRNASLQTPSNVLLACLAFSDFLVGLLVQPCYVAFRLIENTNHFVPCGLRILYSESFWICYGVSFLTLSAISFERYTALRLHLRYKEVVTSQRVLKVVVGIWLLDIFLTALEWTTQTKHLRNVHAGVLLFCLLLTLSTHAKIFLIFRRHQRQINSFHVCRRDPLKTTIQRQSRLAVNVAYIVAIYVICNIPVLVVMSYLFVGGRFATFDVFSWSETIAFLNSLINPIHCCWRNREIRRAILGLFSNVVCLRKFSLHAGGFM, via the coding sequence ATGAATGAAACCACGGCCCATGAAATGAGCATCTTAGAACAGCCTACTTTGCCAAAGTTTTTTTTGAGTGATTGTTTTATCCTTCCAGATCCACTCTACGACAAGGAAATGGATCGCCATTCATCAAATCTAACAACAGCAGTGATCAACGGATTGTGTTCACCTTTCGTTGTCATTACTAATTCTCTTGTAGTGCTTGTAATCACAAGGAACGCTTCTCTCCAGACGCCTTCAAACGTTCTCTTAGCTTGCCTGGCGTTTTCGGATTTTTTAGTTGGTCTCTTGGTGCAGCCTTGCTATGTTGCCTTTCGTCTCATTGAAAATACCAATCATTTTGTGCCATGTGGCTTAAGAATCCTCTACTCCGAGAGTTTCTGGATCTGTTACGGCGTTTCATTCTTGACATTGAGTGCCATCAGCTTTGAGCGTTACACTGCCTTACGACTACACCTTCGCTACAAAGAAGTGGTCACTTCACAGCGCGTCCTCAAGGTGGTAGTTGGAATATGGCTCTTGGACATCTTTTTAACCGCTCTGGAATGGACCACTCAAACAAAGCATCTTCGGAATGTCCACGCTGGTGTGTTGCTTTTTTGCCTTCTCTTGACTCTTTCCACTCACGCCAAGATCTTTTTGATCTTCCGACGGCACCAGCGCCAGATAAATAGCTTCCATGTTTGTCGCAGAGATCCGTTGAAAACCACCATTCAACGGCAAAGTAGACTAGCTGTGAATGTGGCTTACATAGTGGCGATTTATGTGATATGCAACATTCCTGTTTTGGTTGTAATGTCCTATCTTTTTGTCGGAGGACGCTTTGCCACGTTTGATGTATTCAGCTGGTCCGAGACTATCGCTTTCCTAAACTCGTTGATAAACCCAATACATTGTTGCTGGAGAAACAGGGAAATTCGCCGAGCAATCTTAGGTCTTTTTTCCAACGTTGTTTGTTTGAGAAAGTTTTCGTTGCATGCAGGTGGATTTATGTAA
- the LOC138001008 gene encoding uncharacterized protein, translating into MRKIDQSFLQKLQSDMEKEPEGNYGLSYVLVKNCTMGDFKADRLDSYEYEVIGGLHNMTAAKTLNEKYPNNPHFKGRHSRVYCGLNDEEALWLASRHNLTAAMRHEMSFFEEVEVCRTQLFTQSAMNIDLTGDPPEPATNWRNTCAKILSKKKKNLTDVFNMAQLPAGVWVLFVSINKKYEQCGLKDQKPSRKDVLTTMKMKTVHFRTLSALNNAEKEMLLKKVDDKTYSISQMKTAAEDIKKLRPIQEAILLALGLNSWEEIPAIIKNDVTATNLARFMGRDVEHSEFMDFVKRLQKRISEEGTSKGRDTHSPASDELTLYLGDSIAVKSYLFFTDPFTRSQQKIINDSAENFQGAFLTIHELQACSDEIALSEAKSVVSFVQGMNFSLTTTFNVCLLCDPLYLRQAIEAIKEGGGSYSLGFIHQQGYPALQDFLLAKSTLAYVVGHFHISRKIVIEHLTFAAGEARDGFCQVAFDQKNGKIPTAAYDWIVRHFSRAGDYVVDLFSKNATAVIASMKNSRHGIYFGKLEDQETIRCELASQVQPRNKARDV; encoded by the exons ATGAGGAAAATTGATCAAAGTTTCCTTCAAAAGCTGCAAAGCGATATGGAGAAAGAGCCAGAAGGAAATTACGGACTGAGCTACGTGTTAGTGAAAAATTGTACAATGGGAGATTTTAAGGCCGACAGGCTTGACAGTTATGAATACGAGGTCATTGGGGGACTTCATAATATGACAGCGGCCAAAACATTAAACGAAAAATACCCCAATAATCCGCATTTCAAAGGCAGACACTCAAGAGTCTATTGTGGACTTAATGATGAGGAAGCGCTGTGGCTTGCCTCAAGACATAACCTCACTGCAGCAATGCGTCACGAAATGTCATTTTTTGAAGAG GTTGAAGTGTGCCGCACTCAACTGTTTACCCAATCTGCAATGAATATAGATCTTACGGGAGATCCTCCAGAACCAGCCACCAACTGGAGAAACACTTGCGCCAAAATCTTGAGTAAAAAG aaaaaaaatctcaccgaCGTCTTCAACatggctcagttaccagcaggAGTTTGGGTGTTGTTTGTAAGTATCAACAAAAAATATGAGCAATGTGGTCTGAAGGATCAAAAGCCCAGTCGTAAGGATGTGTTGACTACCATGAAGATGAAAACTGTGCACTTCAGAACTTTGAGTGCACTCAATAACGCCGAAAAGGAGATGTTGCTGAAGAAG GTCGACGATAAAACATACAGCATCAGTCAAATGAAAACTGCAGCAGAGGACATCAAGAAACTACGCCCAATTCAAGAAGCTATACTGCTTGCTTTGGGACTAAATTCTTGGGAGGAGATTCCTGCAATTATTAAAAACGATGTTACTGCAACTAATTTAGCAAGGTTCATG GGACGAGACGTTGAACACTCCGAGTTTATGGACTTTGTAAAACGACTTCAAAAGCGGATCAGTGAGGAGGGTACCTCAAAAGGAAGAGACACTCACAGTCCTGCATCCGATGAATTAACCCTTTATTTGGGTGACTCCATTGCTGTCAAAAGCTACCTGTTTTTCACAGATCCATTTACAAGGTCTCAACAGAAAATTATCAACGACTCTGCTGAAAATTTCCAGGGTGCATTTCTTACAATCCACGAGTTGCAAGCCTGTAGTGACGAG ATTGCCCTTTCTGAAGCAAAGTCTGTTGTTTCCTTTGTACAAGGAATGAATTTCAGTTTGACGACAACTTTTAATGTCTGTCTACTATGCGACCCTCTTTACCTTCGGCAAGCTATTGAGGCTATCAAAGAAGGTGGTGGATCATATTCTTTGGGATTCATTCATCAGCAAGGTTATCCTGCTCTTCAAG ATTTTCTTCTTGCAAAGTCTACCTTGGCCTATGTCGTCGGCCACTTCCACATTTCAAGGAAGATTGTCATCGAACATCTCACCTTTGCTGCTGGAGAAGCAAGAGATGGGTTCTGTCAGGTGGCGTTCGACCAGAAGAATGGAAAAATACCGACCGCCGCCTACGACTGGATCGTCAGACACTTTAGTCGAGCTGGCGATTACGTTGTTGACCtcttttcaaaaaatgctacTGCAGTAATTGCAAGCATGAAAAATTCCAGGCATGGAATATATTTTGGTAAACTGGAGGACCAGGAGACCATACGTTGTGAGTTGGCGTCCCAAGTTCAACCGCGTAATAAAGCTAGGGACGTTTAG